CATGCAGCCGACCGGTGATGACTTGAATATTCTCAAGATCAAACCACCGATGGTGACGTCGCGTCAGAGCGTGGATTTCTTTGTCGATATGCTGGATCGGGTGCTTACCGAAGGTTTGTAAGCAAGACACATCCCATGTGGGAGCGAGCCTGCTCGCGAAAGCTGTGTATCAGTCGCCACATGCGGTGACAGACACACCGCATTCGCGAGCAGGCTCGCTCCCACATTTGTATTCGGTCTAAAGTTCGATTTGTATCGATTTGATAAGCTTTTAAATAGCGTATTTTCTGATTTATAGGTTTTAAAGCCGATATTTATCGGTTATAAAGTCGCCATTGCTCCGGCCTTGGCGATCTCTTGTCCGGTGCGCGCGTTTTCGTTTCGGTCGAACTCTCGACCGTCAAAGCACTAGCCCGGAGATGATTCATGAGCCGTATCGTTACCGTTGCCGCCACGCAGATGGCCTGTTCGTGGGACCTGGAAGCCAACCTCGAAACTGCTGAAAGGCTGGTGCGTGAAGCCGCCGCCAAAGGCGCGCAGATCATCCTGATTCAGGAACTGTTCGAGGCGCCGTACTTTTGCCAGAAGCCGAATCCGGATTACCTGCAACTGGCAACGACGGTTGAAGAAAACGTCGCCATCAAGCATTTCCGGAAAATTGCCAAAGAGCTGCAAGTGGTGCTGCCGATCAGCTTCTACGAACTGGCCGGGCGTGCACGCTTCAACAGCATCGCGATCATCGACGCCGACGGCAGCAACCTCGGGATTTATCGTAAGAGCCACATTCCGGACGGCCCGGGCTATCACGAGAAGTATTACTTCAACCCGGGCGACACCGGCTTCAAGGTATGGAACACCCGTTATGCGAAAATCGGCGTCGGCATCTGCTGGGACCAGTGG
This genomic interval from Pseudomonas koreensis contains the following:
- the aguB gene encoding N-carbamoylputrescine amidase; amino-acid sequence: MSRIVTVAATQMACSWDLEANLETAERLVREAAAKGAQIILIQELFEAPYFCQKPNPDYLQLATTVEENVAIKHFRKIAKELQVVLPISFYELAGRARFNSIAIIDADGSNLGIYRKSHIPDGPGYHEKYYFNPGDTGFKVWNTRYAKIGVGICWDQWFPEAARSMALQGAEILFYPTAIGSEPHDNTISSRDHWQRVQQGHAGANLMPLIASNRIGNEEQDGYDITFYGSSFIANQFGEKVQELNKTEEGILVHTFNLDELEHIRSAWGSFRDRRPNLYGALKTLDGSLES